From Deferrisoma camini S3R1, the proteins below share one genomic window:
- the gabT gene encoding 4-aminobutyrate--2-oxoglutarate transaminase, whose translation MTRSNQQLMERRQKAVPRGPFHVTDRFAVRARGARITDAEGTEYIDFTGGIGVVGTAHSHPHVLEAVKRQVDLLIHTCFHVMPYEPYVRLAEELNRRTPGNRAKKTFFCNSGAEAVENAVKVARAYTGRPAVVCFQNAFHGRTLLGMTLTSKVVPYKKGFGPFAPEVYRIPYAYCYRCPFGAPGPEVCSLECAENLRELFATGVDPDSVAALVVEPVLGEGGFVVPPARFLYRIFEICREHGIVVVADEVQTGFGRTGALFACEVMGVVPDLITTAKAMASGFPLSGVTGRAEVLDAPQVGGLGGTYGGNPVSCAAALATLEVIDQEDLCGRAKLLGERVRQRFLRLRDELPVVGEVRGLGAMMAMELVTDRSTKEPATDLTQRLGQYALDHGVVTIKAGTGGNVVRLLPPLCIEEADLERGLDVLEAGLKELSG comes from the coding sequence ATGACCCGTAGCAACCAGCAGCTCATGGAACGCCGTCAAAAGGCGGTTCCCAGAGGCCCGTTCCACGTGACCGACCGGTTCGCGGTCCGCGCCCGAGGTGCGCGGATCACCGATGCCGAGGGCACCGAGTACATCGATTTCACCGGCGGGATCGGCGTGGTGGGGACCGCCCACTCCCATCCCCACGTCCTCGAGGCCGTCAAACGCCAGGTGGACCTCCTGATCCACACGTGTTTTCACGTGATGCCCTACGAACCCTACGTTCGTCTGGCCGAGGAACTGAACCGTCGAACGCCGGGGAACCGCGCGAAGAAGACGTTCTTCTGTAACAGCGGGGCCGAGGCGGTGGAGAATGCGGTCAAGGTGGCCCGGGCCTATACCGGCAGGCCGGCGGTCGTGTGCTTCCAGAACGCCTTCCACGGCCGGACCCTCCTGGGCATGACCCTCACCAGCAAGGTCGTTCCCTACAAGAAGGGCTTCGGTCCGTTCGCGCCCGAGGTGTACCGGATACCCTATGCGTACTGCTACCGCTGCCCCTTCGGGGCGCCGGGCCCGGAGGTCTGCTCCCTGGAGTGCGCCGAGAACCTGCGGGAGCTGTTCGCCACCGGCGTGGACCCGGATTCGGTCGCGGCGCTGGTGGTGGAGCCGGTGCTCGGCGAGGGTGGGTTCGTGGTCCCCCCGGCCCGGTTTCTCTACCGTATCTTCGAGATCTGCCGGGAGCACGGCATCGTGGTGGTGGCCGACGAGGTGCAGACCGGGTTCGGGCGAACCGGGGCGTTGTTCGCGTGCGAGGTGATGGGGGTCGTGCCCGATCTCATCACCACGGCGAAGGCCATGGCCTCGGGCTTTCCCCTGAGCGGGGTAACCGGGCGGGCCGAGGTGCTGGATGCGCCCCAGGTGGGCGGGCTCGGGGGAACATACGGTGGGAACCCCGTCTCCTGCGCCGCGGCCCTGGCCACCCTGGAAGTGATCGATCAGGAGGACCTGTGCGGCCGAGCGAAGCTCCTGGGCGAGCGAGTCCGGCAGCGGTTCCTGCGACTCCGGGATGAACTGCCGGTCGTCGGCGAGGTACGGGGTCTCGGCGCCATGATGGCCATGGAGCTGGTGACCGACCGGTCGACCAAGGAGCCGGCCACGGACCTCACGCAACGGCTGGGGCAGTATGCCCTGGACCACGGTGTGGTCACGATCAAGGCCGGTACGGGGGGGAACGTGGTGCGTCTCCTTCCGCCGCTGTGCATCGAGGAAGCGGATCTCGAGCGGGGGCTCGACGTTC